The window CGCAAGGCCACAAAGCATATGGAATTTGAAACCCGTTTTGGCCCACGTGGGTACCGATTTAAGATCAAGCCAGGGCCAGGAGAAGGCTTCGCCCTGACTGATGAAGCTCTTTGTTATGCTCAGGGTTACAAGGGTTGGCGGGAACTTGGGACCAGTGGAGACAGTTCTTCATTACTGGTTAAGGATGCAAAAGGAAGAGCACGCAACAGTCAACACAGCAGGCCTGTTTACGATGCCATTAACTCCTGGAAAATCTATCATTTCCATGACACAAGCTTGACTGCGCCAATGAGGCACGCAGAAATTATTGAGGACAACAAGGTATTACGTTACGATGCATCAAACATTGCTCCATTTTTGTTTCGTCTAAGAAATGAAGGAAAGTCCTGTTATGACGAGATCTTGAATGCCTGCCGACTTGTAGCACCGTTCCTTGACGATTTTCTGCTTGACCTTCAACAGATGGGACCAAAGACTAAAGTTTCTTTGTCATGGAAAACCAGGGGTTCCGACTATCCAATGCAGCCGTATCACCTCTCCGATGGCAGCATTCGCTTTATTTGTCTTGCCACGGCACTTCTCCAGCCCAATCCGCCATCCACCATCATTATTGATGAGCCTGAACTGGGCTTGCATCCAGAAGCGATAAGAATTCTTGGTGAACTTGTTGAAGATGCAGCTAAAAGGACTCAAGTTGTTCTGGCGACACAGTCGCCACTTCTTCTGGATCAATTTTTCATCGAGGATATTGTGGTGGTGAAACGCAAACATGGACAATCAACTTTTGAGCGATTAAAGCGTGCTGATTTCAATGAATGGCTGGACGATTATTCAGTCGGCCAGCTTTGGACAAAGAATGTCATTCAGGGTGGCACAGCCAATGGGTAGTTATGCAGAAGTGGTAGTGCTTGTGGAGGGGGCAACTGAGCAGATGTTTGTTAAACAACTTCTTGCTCCGTATATGGCCAGCAGTGGTGTGTATCTGACTCCTATCATTATAGATAAACCTGGCGAAAAAGGCGGTGACGTAAAGTTTGCACGAGCCAGAAATGACATTGGAAAGCATCTTAAGCAACGA of the Desulfonatronovibrio magnus genome contains:
- a CDS encoding AAA family ATPase codes for the protein MADSLDKLSIRGFKSIGELTDFELKDLNIFVGANGAGKSNLISFFCMLQSLIKGNLVEYIRDSGGVSDLLHNGRKATKHMEFETRFGPRGYRFKIKPGPGEGFALTDEALCYAQGYKGWRELGTSGDSSSLLVKDAKGRARNSQHSRPVYDAINSWKIYHFHDTSLTAPMRHAEIIEDNKVLRYDASNIAPFLFRLRNEGKSCYDEILNACRLVAPFLDDFLLDLQQMGPKTKVSLSWKTRGSDYPMQPYHLSDGSIRFICLATALLQPNPPSTIIIDEPELGLHPEAIRILGELVEDAAKRTQVVLATQSPLLLDQFFIEDIVVVKRKHGQSTFERLKRADFNEWLDDYSVGQLWTKNVIQGGTANG